The Vigna unguiculata cultivar IT97K-499-35 chromosome 6, ASM411807v1, whole genome shotgun sequence genome contains a region encoding:
- the LOC114186942 gene encoding disease resistance protein RPM1-like, with protein MAETALSLARKYVFPKLLEAVNMIRDLPKEVDDLTDALETFRYFINETEEVVEAEEDSNRRDRMSTRLMKMREATFRMEDVIDDYVICGENQPQEDPRCAALLCEAVEFIKTQISRLQIAHKIRDVKSLASAAKDGFETHFPSKKSPSNSERNQNGNWQKLRKDALHVKEDEVVGLDGPRTILTNWLTKGRNGRTVIFVVGIPGVGKTTLAKLVFDKVRNDFDCHASIRVSQSYNVEKLLRDMIHQLCKASKEDPRRNVSEMGQASLIEEVKDLLHKKRYVVLFDDLWNENFWNDIESALIDDNNKSRIIITTRHEEVAVFCKKSSFVEVHKLEKPLSEDESFRLFCRKAFMYGSSGGCPEELKDTSLEIVRKCKGLPLAIVAIGGVLAQKDENPHEWKLVNQNLSLEGNSELNIITKILGLSYHDLPINLKSCLLYFGMYPEDCEIESDRVIRQWVAEGFVRHKTGKTLEEVAEEDLLGLIRRNLVQVSSSSIDGKVKRCRVHDLIHDMILRKAKDSGFCGYIGRNDECVSSGIVRRLIIIAKDDLIGSVESSLIQSIAINEGRSRKLTENFVLEFLGDYTLLLSEDLVWKILENYTSLKVLDFEGAPLPCVPENLGHLIHLRYLSFRGTGLEILPKSIGKLQNLETLDIRKTDVHYIPRDFYKLSKLRHFLADKVSKIEWRYIGGMTSLQTIPPVSRCYHADDIGEVAKLKQLRVLRVLVSDTNLVKSLCSAINEMQQLEELHIAVDYYISEVIDLNITSPLARLRKLFLDMKLKGLPDWIPQLQKLVKLSLWRTGLANDELQSLKDMPSLLVLHLWFALEGETLHFQCGGFQKLKKLHLNYLSNLNSILIDRGALHSLEHMRLKGLLKLKTVPDGIQHLGNLKLVELTSMPTEFKKKIVPIAEQQHCVVQYKTRPRLSATWKKHGK; from the coding sequence ATGGCAGAAACTGCTTTGTCCTTGGCTCGTAAGTATGTGTTTCCAAAACTTTTGGAAGCTGTCAATATGATAAGAGATCTCCCAAAAGAAGTTGACGACCTTACAGATGCACTTGAAACCTTTCGGTATTTCATCAATGAGACAGAAGAAGTGGTTGAAGCTGAAGAAGATAGCAATAGGCGTGATAGAATGAGTACAAGGTTGATGAAGATGAGAGAAGCAACCTTCCGCATGGAAGATGTCATCGATGACTATGTGATATGTGGCGAAAACCAACCTCAAGAAGATCCTCGATGTGCAGCTTTACTCTGTGAGGCTGTTGAGTTCATCAAAACTCAAATCTCTCGCCTTCAAATAGCACACAAGATTCGAGATGTCAAATCACTTGCTAGTGCTGCAAAAGATGGTTTTGAAACCCATTTTCCTTCAAAAAAAAGTCCAAGCAATTCTGAAAGAAACCAAAACGGCAATTGGCAGAAACTGCGAAAGGATGCTCTTCATGTTAAGGAAGATGAGGTTGTGGGGCTTGATGGTCCAAGAACTATATTGACAAATTGGTTGACAAAGGGACGAAATGGGCGCACTGTGATTTTTGTTGTAGGCATTCCAGGAGTTGGAAAAACCACTCTTGCCAAGCTAGTTTTTGACAAGGTCCGTAACGACTTCGACTGCCATGCATCAATCAGAGTCTCTCAATCCTACAATGTAGAAAAACTGTTGAGGGATATGATTCACCAACTTTGCAAGGCAAGTAAGGAAGATCCTCGACGGAATGTTTCTGAGATGGGCCAAGCTTCTTTGATAGAGGAAGTAAAAGATCTTTTGCACAAGAAGAGGTATGTTGTCTTGTTTGATGACCTATGGAATGAAAATTTTTGGAATGACATTGAATCTGCTCTAATTGATGATAACAATAAAAGTAGAATAATAATCACAACAAGGCACGAGGAGGTTGCGGTCTTCTGTAAGAAATCTTCTTTTGTTGAAGTGCATAAGCTAGAAAAACCTTTGAGTGAAGATGAATCTTTCAGATTGTTCTGTAGGAAGGCATTTATGTATGGTTCTTCTGGAGGCTGTCCAGAAGAACTCAAAGACACATCTCTTGAAATTGTTAGGAAGTGTAAAGGTTTACCTCTAGCAATTGTGGCCATTGGTGGAGTCTTGGCCCAGAAAGATGAAAACCCACATGAATGGAAACTGGTTAATCAAAATCTAAGTTTGGAGGGGAATTCAGAATTGaacattataacaaaaatattaggcTTAAGTTATCATGATTTACCCATAAATCTCAAATCCTGTTTATTGTATTTCGGAATGTATCCGGAAGACTGCGAAATTGAATCAGATAGGGTGATTAGGCAGTGGGTGGCTGAAGGATTTGTCAGACATAAAACCGGAAAAACATTAGAAGAAGTTGCAGAAGAAGATTTATTAGGGTTGATCCGTAGAAATTTGGTGCAAGTATCTTCATCTAGCATTGATGGGAAAGTTAAAAGATGTCGTGTACATGACTTAATACATGACATGATCCTCAGAAAAGCGAAGGATAGTGGGTTTTGTGGGTATATTGGTAGAAATGATGAATGTGTGTCAAGTGGGATTGTTCGACGTCTGATAATTATTGCAAAGGATGATTTAATTGGAAGTGTTGAAAGCTCACTCATTCAATCAATTGCTATCAATGAAGGAAGGAGTAGGAAATTGACTGAGAACTTCGTATTGGAATTCCTTGGAGATTACACGTTATTATTGAGTGAGGACTTGGTATGGAAAATCCTTGAAAATTACACGTCATTGAAGGTACTTGACTTTGAAGGTGCTCCTTTACCTTGTGTTCCTGAAAATTTGGGGCATTTAATCCACTTGAGGTATCTAAGCTTCAGGGGGACGGGGTTAGAAATTCTTCCAAAATCCATTGGTAAACTCCAGAACTTGGAGACCTTGGATATACGGAAGACAGATGTGCATTATATTCCAAGGGACTTTTACAAACTCAGTAAGTTACGTCATTTTCTGGCTGACAAAGTATCTAAAATTGAATGGAGGTATATTGGAGGCATGACATCCCTACAAACGATACCTCCAGTGTCTAGATGTTATCATGCAGATGACATTGGAGAGGTAGCGAAGCTAAAGCAGTTAAGGGTTCTGAGGGTGCTTGTTTCAGATACAAATCTCGTGAAGAGTCTGTGTTCTGCAATAAATGAGATGCAACAGTTGGAGGAACTACATATTGCAGTAGATTATTATATCAGCGAAGTGATTGATTTGAACATTACATCACCTTTGGCTAGACTTAGGAAGCTTTTCCTCGACATGAAGTTAAAAGGATTACCAGATTGGATTCCCCAACTCCAAAAGCTTGTGAAATTGAGCTTGTGGCGCACTGGCTTAGCTAATGATGAGTTGCAATCACTAAAAGATATGCCTAGCTTGTTGGTCCTCCACTTATGGTTCGCTTTAGAAGGTGAAACTCTGCATTTTCAATGTGGAGGGTTTCAGAAACTAAAAAAACTGCATCTCAATTATTTGAGTAACCTGAATTCCATCCTTATTGATAGAGGAGCACTGCATTCTTTGGAACACATGAGGTTAAAAGGCCTCCTTAAACTCAAAACAGTACCTGATGGCATTCAACACTTGGGGAATCTGAAACTTGTCGAACTCACGTCTATGCCAACTGAATTTAAGAAGAAGATTGTTCCCATTGCAGAACAACAGCACTGCGTCGTACAATATAAGACCAGACCTAGACTATCCGCTACATGGAAGAAACATGGGAAATAA
- the LOC114188642 gene encoding disease resistance protein RPM1-like has translation MAETAVSFSSQHVLPKLLEAVKMLRNLPKEVAEVIDELESFQDFIDDEDKVAEAEHDHNRRDRIIKGLTRLREAAFRMEDVIDDYVICDEKQPEDPRCAALLCEVVEFIKTQIHRLQIAYQIQDVKALLRAERDGFENRFRTGSRSDGTRGNENFTWQKLRMDPLFIKEDEVVGFEEDIDTLKKCLTEGRKERTVISIVGMAGLGKTILSKQVFDRVHTDFECHALITVSRSYTVEGLLRDMTNKLCKERREDPPRDVAFMDQMSLIKEVRNRLHNKRYVVLFDDVWNETFWDDIELALIDNKNGSRILITTRDQKVVDFCKKCLFFEVHKLQPLSNSKSLELLCKKAFGNGFHGCCPKDYEEVGLDIVRKCGCLPLAIVAIGSLLYRKCKSPSDWGLFSQHLSLELESNSELDCVKKILSLSYDDLPQNLRSCLLYFGIYSKDYKVKCSRLFQQWIAEGFVKQERGRNLEEVAEQQIMELISRSLVLVSSFTTEGKVKACHVHDSIHEMIREKMKNTGFCHYIDEHNDFESSGMIRRLTIATNSYDLSGSSEGSQYVRSIFIFTNELSSEGFTRCLLAKYTRLKVLIFEIAPLYDVPENLGSLIHLKYLSFRNTSIRSLPKSIGELQNLESLDVRTNRVIEVPKEITKLRKLRCLFGYRISTIEVKDSLGKMTSLEKMHELRIDEDGVVIRELGKLNQLRDLRLSNFMGDHSDALSSSINEMQLLERLDIFVQYMSEPIDLHITSPLYKLRKLHLFGILKEFPSWIPRLQNLVKLSLKLSMLNNIPLKSLGNMPNLLILSFDSGSYEGETLHFENGGFQKLKELRFRALYNLRSIFIDKGALQSLEKLHMFDLPQLKAVPSGIQHLKKLHVLDIFHMPTEFHQRIEPETGEDHWMVKHVADVLAGSDFKNQLMYDLSKNIFMEGVADILRYIDGIEVLASSASGVVGGDDPFQIKL, from the exons ATGGCGGAAACTGCAGTGTCTTTTTCGAGTCAACATGTGCTTCCAAAATTGTTGGAAGCTGTAAAGATGCTGAGAAATCTGCCAAAAGAAGTTGCAGAAGTTATAGATGAACTAGAAAGCTTTCAAGATTTCATCGATGATGAAGATAAAGTGGCTGAAGCTGAACATGATCACAATAGGCGCGACAGAATCATAAAAGGGTTGACGAGGCTGAGAGAAGCAGCTTTTCGCATGGAAGATGTAATTGATGACTACGTGATATGTGATGAAAAACAACCTGAAGATCCTCGATGTGCGGCTTTACTCTGTGAGGTTGTTGAGTTCATCAAAACTCAAATCCACCGCCTTCAAATAGCGTATCAGATTCAGGATGTTAAGGCACTTCTTCGTGCAGAAAGAGATGGCTTCGAAAACCGTTTTCGTACAGGATCAAGATCAGACGGTACTAGGGGAAATGAAAATTTCACATGGCAGAAACTTCGAATGGATCCTCTCTTTATTAAGGAAGACGAGGTTGTTGGCTTTGAAGAAGATATAGATACACTGAAAAAGTGTTTGACAGAGGGAAGAAAAGAACGCACTGTCATCTCTATTGTAGGAATGGCAGGATTGGGAAAAACCATACTTTCTAAGCAAGTTTTTGACAGGGTCCATACAGACTTTGAGTGCCATGCGTTGATCACAGTGTCCCGATCCTACACTGTTGAAGGGTTGCTGAGGGATATGACGAACAAGCTTTGCAAAGAGAGAAGGGAGGATCCTCCTCGGGATGTTGCATTTATGGATCAAATGTCGTTGATAAAAGAAGTCAGAAACCGCCTTCACAATAAGAGGTATGTTGTCTTGTTTGATGACGTGTGGAATGAAACATTTTGGGATGACATTGAATTGGCTCTAATTGATAACAAAAATGGAAGTAGGATATTAATCACTACCCGGGATCAGAAGGTTGTGGATTTCTGTAAGAAATGCTTATTTTTTGAGGTGCATAAGCTACAACCTTTAAGTAATTCAAAATCATTGGAGTTGTTATGTAAGAAGGCATTTGGGAATGGCTTTCATGGGTGTTGTCCAAAAGATTATGAAGAAGTAGGTCTGGACATTGTTAGGAAGTGTGGATGTTTACCTCTTGCAATTGTAGCTATCGGTAGTCTTTTGTATAGAAAATGTAAAAGTCCATCTGATTGGGGCCTTTTTAGTCAACATCTAAGTTTAGAGTTGGAGAGCAATTCGGAGTTAGactgtgtaaaaaaaattttaagtttgaGTTACGATGATTTGCCACAGAATCTGAGGTCATGTTTGTTGTATTTCGGAATATATTCTAAAGATTACAAAGTTAAATGTAGTAGATTATTTCAGCAGTGGATAGCTGAAGGGTTTGTGAAACAAGAACGCGGAAGAAATTTAGAAGAAGTTGCAGAACAACAAATAATGGAGTTGATTAGTAGAAGCTTGGTACTAGTATCATCATTTACCACAGAAGGCAAAGTGAAAGCATGTCATGTTCATGACTCAATACATGAAATGATCcgtgaaaaaatgaagaacacAGGGTTTTGTCACTATATTGATGAGCATAATGATTTTGAGTCAAGTGGTATGATTCGACGCTTAACAATAGCAACAAATTCCTATGATTTAAGTGGGAGTAGTGAAGGATCACAATATGTTCggtcaatttttattttcacgaATGAATTGTCATCTGAAGGGTTCACCAGGTGCTTGCTTGCAAAATACACGCGATTGAAGGTGCTCATTTTTGAAATTGCTCCATTATATGATGTGCCTGAAAATTTGGGGagtttaatccacttaaagtatCTAAGCTTCCGGAATACATCCATAAGAAGTCTTCCAAAATCCATTGGTGAGCTACAGAATTTGGAGAGCTTAGATGTACGAACAAATAGGGTGATTGAGGTACCAAAGGAGATTACGAAGCTTAGAAAGCTACGCTGTCTTTTCGGTTACCGAATATCTACCATTGAAGTGAAGGACAGTCTTGGAAAAATGACATCGCTTGAAAAGATGCATGAATTGAGAATAGATGAAGATGGAGTGGTGATTAGAGAGCTTGGAAAGCTAAATCAATTAAGGGATCTAAGGCTTTCTAATTTTATGGGAGATCATTCTGATGCTCTTTCTTCTTCGATAAACGAAATGCAACTCTTGGAGCGACTAGATATCTTCGTACAATATATGAGTGAACCAATTGACTTGCACATTACATCACCCTTGTATAAACTAAGGAAGCTTCACCTTTTTGGCATTTTAAAAGAGTTTCCAAGTTGGATTCCACGGCTCCAAAATCTTGTGAAATTGTCTTTGAAACTTTCCATGTTAAATAACATTCCATTGAAATCTCTGGGAAATATGCCAAATTTGTTGATCCTCTCTTTCGACTCCGGTTCTTATGAAGGAGAAACTTTACATTTTGAAAATGGAGGATTTCAGAAATTAAAGGAGCTACGGTTCAGAGCTTTGTATAATTTGAGATCCATCTTTATTGATAAGGGGGCACTGCAATCTTTGGAAAAGCTTCATATGTTTGATCTTCCACAACTGAAGGCAGTACCCTCTGGCATTCAGCACTTAAAAAAACTCCACGTTCTCGACATCTTTCATATGCCGACTGAATTTCACCAGAGGATTGAACCCGAAACAGGAGAAGACCATTGGATGGTCAAACACGTGGCCGATGTACTTGCTGGGTCTGATTTCAAGAATCAGCTAATGTACGAtttgagtaaaaatatttttatggaG GGAGTGGCCGACATTTTACGGTATATTGATGGGATCGAGGTTCTTGCATCGAGTGCCAGTGGAGTTGTTGGTGGGGATGATCCATTCCAg ATCAAATTATGA